TGGTGCAGATCCACTGACCATCAATCTTTAAACAAGAACCACATCGAAAGGAACAATTGACGTTTTCAAAAATCATTCTATCATTAACAGTCGACTGTCCatgaactttaatttttttcctaaaagTGTACAGTACAAAAGATGAACAACAATTACCTGATTTTGGTGCTGCACACAGTCTGCACGTACTCCTTCATTTTGGCATTTTTGCTGAAAAGTTGTTCGTACTCgtgaattaatttcatatAAATAGTGGGCACAGCCATAAACATGTTGCATCTCTCAGAATTCTGTAGATTGATACCCAGCAAGTGAGTCCACACATTAGACGTCTCAAATTTCGGTAACATGACACACCTCGCTCCCACGTACAATGGACACATGAGAACGTTAACGATACCATGAACATGATTGAGTGGCAGAGTGTGAAGAACAATGTCCTTCTCTGACCACTTCCAGGCTGTGATCAATGCATTCATCTGTGACTGGAGATTTCTGTGGCTCATTACAACTCCCTTAGGCACCCCTGTCGTTCCCGATGTGTAAACAAACATGGCATTTGAGTCATTATAGAACTCATCCTTGAGAGGTGTCTCCTCGGAGTCACCAAAGTCATATTCATACTTCTCGTAGCTCTTGTTGTTGGCTGATTTTCCATCGGGCTTCATTGCGAGTGCCCTCAGGGCATCCTCAAATACCACCAGACGACAGTCAGTTCCTTTTACGAGGGGCTCAAGCACCGGTACATGTTCTGATGTTGTTATTATGACTTTAGCATTAGAATCTTTGAGGTAATAATTCAGAACCGATGGGGGACTTGTTGCATTCAATGGTACAGCGATTTGTCCACTCATCCAGCATGCCCATTGTACGATAACATATCTCGCGTCATTAGGGAGCAGAAAAGCAACCCTCTCTTGTTGTTTTCCATCGAGAATCTTAGACAATTCATTAGAAAACTGTCTGGAACTCAGGAACAGGCCACGATATGTGTAGTCACCCTGGAGATCTCTCAAAGCTGTTTTATCGCCGAATCTGATGGCGTTTCTGAATATTGGGATCACATTGTTGGTTGGTGgctgaaatagaaaaaaatcccctcgatatttgcattattttatgaattttttattccaacgtTCATTCTGATGAATAAAATACCACACTAAGCATATTGGGAACGGAATAATGATCACATTCCATCGCATCATTAgtggataattaatgaaaaacttGGTCACCTATATACACACAGATATATCGGTCTCATCTAACTCTtgtattttggaattttttagatCATAGCACCTTAATATTTACCTGCTGTGTCTCATTAATCGAACTCAATGCAGCATGAGTCTGTTGGAGCCTCTTCAATGCCAATGGCTTATGTACTCTCAATATCTTGTTCACTGCCAGATGTAAACTGCGTCTCAAAAGTGATCCCATTTTCGAGTGTCTAATTCTTTCTTATCGAATGTTTACGTTTCTAGAATTAAAAAGAGGTAAtgaacgatttttcattgCCACTAGGGAAACCTTGACATTTCCGTGCGAAACCTTCCAACTTGGATCAATAGCCAATTTCCAAACGTCAAAGTTGAATAGGTTTTTTATTCTAACGCGTTTCCAtaggattttttcatcatccaCATGCATTGTCTTTCATTCATGTGTTGTACATGATAAATGTAGTGACACAAGTATTTTTCGGTGTCAAGTTTCTTGGAACAATTCAATCAAAAGCCAAAAGATGAGTTTTTGTCCATTATTTTGGAGTAATGCTGACAGTACATCTGTCAGTCACCTCTGACTCTTCCACGAAAtgagttgaatgaaaatactAGCAATAATTAGGACAAGAAACAGAATACATTACCAAACATggtgaaaatatattccatcTCGCATTAGGGCCGGTTTTGACACATCACCGAAAACGAATTGATTAAAATAATCCAAATGTCACGAGATAAGTGGATATAACCTCGGGTGTAGCTATTTTTATTCGTCAGACGCCAAACCTCGTCGTTATAATGGTTAATTGTGATTTgtcgaaaaatcaaaaaggtGTAGGCTGTGCACTTTCGAGGCAAACTTATACATATGTGTCTACGTTACAAGTAAAAATCTCAAAAGCCGGactcagtggaaaaaaaaattgtgtaacCTCAACTTCGTGAGAGGGAGTTTTGGTTAATGAGTGTGACGACAGGGGGACAGTCGCGACCTTGATTGATTGGTAGGTCGGTGATTGATgctctaaaaaatatatctcctGTTTGCTTACATTGCACGTGATATAATTGATATAATTGTCCAAGTTCGAAGGGAAAAGCACTTCGTATTTCTGAAGGTAAGAGGATTTTTGTCAACTGCTGTGATCCTTTGTCCTCTCAACGGGGAGGGATGCTTCAGAGCAGATTGAGGTTATGGTCGTTATAAACAAAGCTAATCTGTTTTGTTTTTGTACATTTTTATTCGCTTCTGAGGTACACGAGAGGGTAAAATCATTTACACTCAATCATTAGTTTTATTTACAGACTGAAAATGGGGGAACGCTATAATATTCACAGTCAGCTGGAGCATCTCCAGTCCAAATACATTGGTACAGGTCATGCAGACACAACAAAATTCGAGTGGTTGGTAAATCAGCACAGGGACTCCTGCAGCTCCTACATGGGGCATTACGACCTCTTGAATTTCTTCGCGATTGCTGAGAATGAGACGAAAGCCAGGGTCAGGTTCAACCTCATGGAGAAGATGCTACAGCCCTGTGGGCCGCCTCCAGAGAAGCCCGAGGATTAATTTAACAAATACAATTTTCTTACAACACTAAGACAGTAGTAGAGTAATTGACTTAAAGGAGAAGAGAAATAAGGgctgggagggggagggtaatAAAGTTGAATGTTCCTTTTGCACGTAAAAAAACTAGTTTATTCCCCTTTTACttcattttccttttctttttctttctctttcagTGTTCGAATAACAGATTTCACTAATCTTTGCTGCAAAACAAGAGAAATCTCTTTAGATGCGGCAGTTAGAGTTTCTAGAACCGGTGATATCGAGGATACATCAATGTCTCCAACAAAGTACAATTCAGCGACTTGATCGTGTTGAGGTAGACAAGCTTGCATTATTATTCCATGATTTTCTGATTTATCGTTTTGGGTCGGAGCTGTGGTGCACAGGGCTTCCTCTTCGGTCGttgggtccaggaatattgtGTCTGAATAAattccctgaaaaaaaaacattacccTGACAATCGTAATCTAACTGAGTGACAAAATCatttttgctgaatatttatttacttgagttttttgtgCAAAATGAGAATGACTATGCACAgaacaaaattatgaaattgaacttggaaacaaataaataaataattaccgCAGAAACAGCTGCTACAAGTCCAAACATTGGAATGCTAGCGTTCGCCAGGGCTAGACTGGCTGCAGTTATCGCAGCAGGTAGACATGAGCCTCCATTATCCAACACTAAGGCGTAGATGTCCACTTGGAAGTTTGGAAATTCATGCTGAAAATTGTTTCCCATATTACTGATTAAAAGGACGTGACCaatatgtttaaaaaattgaaagcattgaaaattatatttttacccTGCAAACAGCAGGCTCCAATGCTCTCTGCATAATTAGACTGTACTCTTTCTCTTCTGCGTCCTgttgatggatttttctcTTCCTACATGAGAAGGATGCGAATTTGAATTCACAGTAGAGATTCCCGTGGAGACTGTAGCCTAGTTTATTCGGAATTTCTCGTGGATCGAAGACTGAGCAGACCACTTTGGTGGTGCCTACTTCGATGTAGGCTGAGCCCTTGGCCTGACTGACAACACCAGTTTTGACGACTGAAAGGATTAAAAGAATAACTGAGAAATTTGTTGTCCTAAAGCAGCTTCAGTTAACATTTATTGTTTGagttaatatttatttgatgctccacttttcaataaaattatttctctacaatcagagaaatttttttttttaaacccaaGGTTATCGTGAACAAAATTACAGCAGTAATTCAACGTTTTATTGTCATTGCACCAATGAGGACGGATAATGCAAGAATAGTTACAAATTCATGGTTTGAAGTATGGCGAGAGAGAAAACAAAAACATAACCTACACATCTTCCTGACATCACTGTGCGCCCGTCCATCCTCtcgtttattcaataaatctaattttttctctgcaCTCTTCGATGAGGCATCAATATACAATTGATAGGGCACTGTCACCTCGGGTCCATTGATTCGTCTCTGATCCACaggcatttttttctcaaaaaattccTTTTCAAATTGCAACAGAAAGACATCAGCACGTGAACTCCAGAGAACCGTCAGCTGGTACTGTAGTTAGACTGTGGCAAGACcgccattttttaaatcaggTCGTGAGACTAAAATGACTATGTGACCCCCTAATTGTCAAACGACAGAAAAAACTGCCAGGAATAATTAGCAAACTAATTATCAACTCATAAGATGGGAATATTCCTCACCACATGTGGGGGAAAATCTGCAGACCATGTGGTGGAGCAATATTTTACACCTCTGGGAAAACCCGTCTTCGACGTTTAggactaaaaataattatttatgctATGGAGTGATAAAAATCACTGCTCTTCGGGGAAACCCGCACGGTATTAATtgagcaatatttttttgtagaaatctGATAAGATTACAACACCGTTGGGCGAAGTTTATAATAAGGAAATATTATCGTAACCATCTACGTCATCTCCGAAGAGTTattcgactcctgggccttctaccCTGCCCTGGGCGAATAAATATGAATTAAAgtattctatgattttttctaggaaatattaataatcagtCATGATCACAAATCATGCACAATTCACGGAATCTCCAGCAGATGATCTCAGCCAACAGGACTCTGACCTCACAAGTGGTTTGTTTTCAAGacaaattgataaattcaCCTCAAGAATAGCTCACATGCAACGCATACATTTCCTTGTATGTTATCAAATTGGACTTCTGTCCGCTCTGAATGTCCCTTCGATTCTGATTGCATCGCTGAGTGTGTAATATCGACTACCTGGCAGATGGATCTCCAGGGCAGGTCGATCCTAGATGACAAGGGATATGTGTCTCCTGGGAAAGGGGTAAAATATAACGGCCCTGTTTGTGAATGAGTCATCAGCGGTGGATTAATTTTAACCGATGACACTCGTTGTGATAAGACATCTGGAGAAGGATTTTCAGAAAACAGCGAACGTCACTGATAAGACGGAGCAATTCATATCAGGTAGCCACCTGAGTATATAAGTATCTCCAGGGTAAATGGTGAGGCTAGTCCACACTGAACATTACACTTTTTCCGATCAACTCTTCGCTGAAGTCAAGATGTATTCAAAGTGTGCTTTTGCCCTCCTCCTGGGGGCTGTCCTCTTCGTGGCATGTTCACCATCCGCAGCGTATGTCTCCGGGGTAGCCAGCAGCTATGCAGGACGTGCCAATCAGAGCCACAATATGATCGCTGGTAGCAGACTTCCAGGGGATCGTCTGGTGCACAGCGAGTACGTCATCAAGAAATCATCTTTGTGGCAGGTCACGTCTCTTGAGAAAATCTTCAGTGCTCCGAAATCCGAAATGATCACTCAGGTGGTTGCCCGGGATCTAACTACTGATGGAACTGGAGCCTATGCTAAGATCGTCAGGGGTGGGCCTGGACGCCACAACGTCACCATAAAATTCAAGAGCCAGAGGAACCACGGCATCAAATTCCAGATTGAAATTTACTCTAGACGTTGAGCTGTGACTCAAAGCTGATacgaaacaatatttttcctctttcttATCGCAAGTTGTATGATTTGTGAAATCGCAAGTCAATATTTGACACGTCTTCCATTCACCTTGAATAAAGCGAATATTGATAATGAACAAGTGTTTCCTTTTCTGCTGATTTCTCCTCTCCATTGATTTCGCGATCGATTTTGTAGCGGAGACGATTTTTGTGGAAGAATTCTGGTACTCACTgacatcaaaataaaataacaaatgtaccaaatatttatttccgtgagagaactatttatttttgcgaaattaaattatttcgatTGAGTCAGTCCCAGGAGGGCCTAATGAGCTGCCCATGGTGATAATCTTATTCCTCTTGAGGATGATTATGTTACCGAGAACCTTAACTGAACTCtgttaatgattttaattttctcctaAATTTCTAATTCTCTAGAGGGACTAATTTTGATGATTCTTCAAATTAACATAATTATTAAAGGAGTCTACTCAACTTTATAACTAACGTGATCACGTTTGAGACCGatataattaacataattaaaTTCTGATAATGATCGCCCAGTAATGACCCGACGAGAgtcattttataaaaaaaattgatttctctctgaagtaaataaataaaattcgacagaaataatttttttctcgctgcAGATGCAGATGACATAAAGTTGTGACTGTGTTAGAATAAAGATGACATAAAGGACTTTATCATGATCATTATATTTCTGAGTGAATCAGAATCGCGTTATCAATCGCACCCTCACACTTGCTATGATAAAACACTCGTTACGATAAGACAAGGGAAAACCTCTTCAGAAGATGCGAAACGTAACAAGTGCGATAAAGTGATCGTTATCAACAGACGATCCGAGTATATAATCGTCCCTAGTGTGAACACCCAGGTCAGTCAACACTGGGTATCACACTCTTCACCATCACCTGCGGCTGATCACTTATCAAGATGTATCCAAAGTGCGCTGTCGCCTTTTTCCTCGTCGCTGTTATTTTTGTGACGTATGCACCATCAGAGGCCTACGTCAGCTATGGGGCAGGACAAAAGAAGAGCCATGACCTGGTCGCTGGCAGTAGACTCCCAGGAGATCGCCTGGTGCATCGCGAATACATCGTCAGGTCATCGTCTCGGGGGCAGATCAGCATTCAGAGGATGTTCAGCGCTCCACGATTCGAGAAGATCACTCAGGTTCTTGCTCTGGACCAGACCAACAACGGCACTGGAGGATATGCCAGCATCGTCAGAGGTGGGCCCGGTCTGGGCAATGTTACCCTGAACTTCAAAAGCCAGACGAACTACGGCCTCAGATTCCTCGTTCAGATTTACTCCAGACgttgattattaattcaaaGGTGACGGAATTATTCCAATTGTTTCGTTAAATCACAGATCAAAAGTGCCAAACGTCAATAaagttaatattaataattaaccaaatttatttctcaattatttttgtctcTCTACCTTCACGAATATATATACCAATCaaacaaacatttttatgtaaaaaattgatataaaaaacctcattttctctattttttttcaaaactctatcaatatttttaatttgcataaaataaatataatactcTGGGTTAAATTTATGACACATGCGATGgaataattatgattatttttttttcatccaacaCGATGACTGTTTATCATTATTCtcatttacaatttatttcatttatcttATCGGATATCGTATAATGTAAAATAGCAAACTTTCATGGCGGCATAGACAGGCCTCAGAAAATcgtaacatattttttttcaactctaaaTTTATCTGGAAATTGACTTCAAGTCGCATGTCGTGTGGAATTAATCATTAGACATGTCCAGAGCAAGTAAATGGTGACGGCCCTTGAGGTCCTGGCATTGAAACCCCACAGCAGTGGAGCTCACACTGGTACTTGTACCAGACGTTGATGCAGAGAGAGCAATCAAAGTTCGTTGGCtgagtataaaaaaatatcactggCAACTTAGAAAAACGTACTTGTTCTTCAATAATTGAACAATAATATCACTGAATGATAAATACTCCCGGTGGAGGGCTTTACCTGCGTTCGCGATATACAGGGCCAACTCTGGTAATTGATGCAGCCTCCGATCGTCACTTCTGAAAGAACTCGAATGGGTGGAAATAATACGGGTTTTGGATCGTTGAGTTTTGGATCGTTGGGCTTTGGCGGCTCCGCTTTGACAGagttattaatataattattaatatcaatATTAGTGGTAATGTTAGGAGCACTTGCTGGAGGTCTGGAAGTGCAGTTGTCATCGCTGCAGACAGTTTCGAATTCAGTAATGAACTGTCGTATTTCCTTGACCTTTTTCATGCATTTCGTGTGACATTGGTGAACGCAATGAGTGGAAGAGCACTCGTCCAGTCCACAATCAGCGAAACAGTTCTTAGTAGCatctaattaattttggaTTAGAAATGCgagaaattttgcattttttaatatgcGATTTATAATACCTGAATAATCGTGGTGTTCATGATGTCGTTTATGTCTTTTCAAGCACTGAATGTAGGTCCGATAGTCTGAATTCTGGCACTCAAGCAGAATAGAATGAAAAGAGTCCTTCGATGGTTGGGTGACATTACTCGACACTTGATCAGTTATTTCATTCTCTAATGCTGCTCTGATGGAACTtgaactaattaaaaaaataatcgtaatACTGACAGTCAACTTCATCTTCGCATCACAAGGGTATGCCAGCTTCATGCGGCAGAGGTTCAGTGAAGTGTCATTCGTCGGAGCTGAAGTTGATATAAATGAACCTCAGATATTTATTTAGAAGATCTCAGGTGATTAGATCAGCTAATGTTGTAGtatctaatttttttcgctttGAATTTCTGTCGGGAGGTCAATAAATAGCACTTCTTATCGGTCGCTGGTGATCAATGTCAATAGCACTCCACCAGAGTTGACAGATTCTGAACAATCAGTGGGACGAAGGGAATAACGAATTATCAGGaatcatgttttttttatcatgatGATAGAAAATGATATGTAGTGCAAATTCAATCGCGGAATTTCCAGGAATCGAGAATGTCAAAGTCGAGTGcgttcaaaaaaataaaaatttctaaggATTGTATTTTGAtatattctttatttattatttttcattgtatagccacgagataattaattttaaattctgGCCAAAAATGTGGAGATGGAAAGTGATCTCCCATCGAATTTATGGGGCTTATGGAGCAACGTACCCCGGATCACCGGGATAAGGCCCACCACGGCCCGATGAACCGGTTGGCCACGGGCCATTGGGACCTGGACGTCCTGTACCTCCAACTCCACCCACTCCACCGGTGCCTCCAGTGCCTCCAGTGTAACCAGTAGGGGCCGGAGGAGTCACCTGGCTTCCCAAATAACCTGATAaggtaaattaaataaattaagtcAATGAACACAGCAGGTTCATCGCGGTGCAGAATTTCTCGCGAATTTTCCCTGTAACAATTatccaattttgtttttctccgGGGAGAGCAATTAAAAATACTAACTTCCTCCTAATAAATCCTGTCCGTATTGTTGCACACATTGATTCAAACATCGGTTCAGCCGGAGGTTGCCGATACACTGGTTCAACTCCTGATTTCCATCTGCCACCTCCATGACCTGCAGGATTGCTCCTGCAATCACCTATCAATTAAAAGCACCAATTAAGACCAGCGAATAAGGATTAATATTTAGAACTTGTTTCGCTAATTGTCGGCTAGGTCATCTGCGAGGAATCTAAAATATATTCCAGTGCTCTAGTGACTCTTTCTCCAGGGAAATAGTTCGCTCTTTTGTAGCTGAACATCAGGGGTTTCGTTCGAGCCTCATTCGGCCCGAACTCTCAGCAGATTTGatggtgaattaattattaaaattttatacgaATAGTTTCAAGCTCGGGAGACATGATCGTCCAGGTACCGCCACGTATGCGCATTACGTTTCAAGGCTGTTCctggatgattttatttattttgtttttaatagGAGAATACTGTCATAAACTGCTGATAATATGCGACAACTTCGCACaacaattttatgaaatttttatttgaaaattattgtaacatTCTTCTGATGATAGCAATTTTTTAACTACCggggtcgaaaaaaaatttgctttttcaaaagtttttaTTGTGGAACTTGTATAGGAACAACaaatgatattaaaatttacCGATTTCGTGAGCATAGAATAATTATTAGAATTATAGTCGAGAGTCTATagaattcaaaataataatttccaaaCATACCAAAGTGGAGATTGTTGTCCACACCCGGGTGTACATTCTCGATCGTTTGATGATTAAGTCTCCAAGTGaaaatggaacagaaattttcgcTAGTTCTTTCTAAATAACAAACTCAACCTCGCAGTTctgatgtttaaaaaattatgtgaaattTCCGATGATTGAGGCTCCTTTAAAGCGATACAAAAGTCATTAACTAGCCGAATGACACCATTGGATATTtatcgaattttatttttctgttccTCTTCCGCATTTCAAATATTGACGCACATGCACATTAATGATTGCCACGGGGAGAAAAAGTTTAATAACAATTTCTTCGAAGTTTTATAATTGGCAAGCACATGTGGGATTAGTCGAGCTGATGGAAGGGGACAATATATTGGCCACCATGGGGTCGTTTAATTTCGGTCGGTCTATTGTGACCCCATTAGCGATAGGTAAAATAATCATTAGCATAACCTTGGCTGACATATTGGCCGGCATCGACCCGACGAGGTTACAACTGGTATTTCGGGATAAAATTAACTCGACTGTTATATCTcagagtattttttaatttattcatatccATGATTTTCCATtacaaatttataaattttcagaatttttaacGGTAAACTGTTATTTAAATGTTTCTCCATTTATGGACACCCTTAAACTTCAATTTTAAGAGTCGCGTCAAGAAGTAATGGATTACCAAACAAGTGCGGTAAAAGTTCTCTGATAAGTCTTTCTAATTAGTAATTAATCAACGACCGACAATTCATCGAGTGATCGTCCTCTGGTAACCAACCGGCCCACCA
The window above is part of the Diachasmimorpha longicaudata isolate KC_UGA_2023 chromosome 9, iyDiaLong2, whole genome shotgun sequence genome. Proteins encoded here:
- the LOC135166238 gene encoding probable salivary secreted peptide, which encodes MVRLVHTEHYTFSDQLFAEVKMYSKCAFALLLGAVLFVACSPSAAYVSGVASSYAGRANQSHNMIAGSRLPGDRLVHSEYVIKKSSLWQVTSLEKIFSAPKSEMITQVVARDLTTDGTGAYAKIVRGGPGRHNVTIKFKSQRNHGIKFQIEIYSRR
- the LOC135166237 gene encoding uncharacterized protein LOC135166237 yields the protein MKLAYPCDAKMKLTVSITIIFLISSSSIRAALENEITDQVSSNVTQPSKDSFHSILLECQNSDYRTYIQCLKRHKRHHEHHDYSDATKNCFADCGLDECSSTHCVHQCHTKCMKKVKEIRQFITEFETVCSDDNCTSRPPASAPNITTNIDINNYINNSVKAEPPKPNDPKLNDPKPVLFPPIRVLSEVTIGGCINYQSWPCISRTQPTNFDCSLCINVWYKYQCELHCCGVSMPGPQGPSPFTCSGHV
- the LOC135166232 gene encoding malonate--CoA ligase ACSF3, mitochondrial produces the protein MGSLLRRSLHLAVNKILRVHKPLALKRLQQTHAALSSINETQQPPTNNVIPIFRNAIRFGDKTALRDLQGDYTYRGLFLSSRQFSNELSKILDGKQQERVAFLLPNDARYVIVQWACWMSGQIAVPLNATSPPSVLNYYLKDSNAKVIITTSEHVPVLEPLVKGTDCRLVVFEDALRALAMKPDGKSANNKSYEKYEYDFGDSEETPLKDEFYNDSNAMFVYTSGTTGVPKGVVMSHRNLQSQMNALITAWKWSEKDIVLHTLPLNHVHGIVNVLMCPLYVGARCVMLPKFETSNVWTHLLGINLQNSERCNMFMAVPTIYMKLIHEYEQLFSKNAKMKEYVQTVCSTKIRLMVSGSAPLPKPIFDKWEEITGHRLLERYGMTETGMVLSNPLEGQRIPGTVGTPLPGVHVRITKEEGGRTPEVLVEGSWAGTKVIGHRKSPIVGDLQVKGESVFREYWKKPEATAKEFTKDGWFKTGDTAQYDKDVYSILGRSSVDIIKTGGYKVSALQVETAILGHPDIIDCAVVGLPDITWGEKVAAVVVAREGAEIILSQLREFGKKSLPEYAVPTVLKVVDKIPKNSMGKVNKPDLLAAVFPKNQI
- the LOC135166239 gene encoding probable salivary secreted peptide — its product is MYPKCAVAFFLVAVIFVTYAPSEAYVSYGAGQKKSHDLVAGSRLPGDRLVHREYIVRSSSRGQISIQRMFSAPRFEKITQVLALDQTNNGTGGYASIVRGGPGLGNVTLNFKSQTNYGLRFLVQIYSRR
- the LOC135166241 gene encoding splicing factor 3B subunit 5 — its product is MGERYNIHSQLEHLQSKYIGTGHADTTKFEWLVNQHRDSCSSYMGHYDLLNFFAIAENETKARVRFNLMEKMLQPCGPPPEKPED
- the LOC135166236 gene encoding exosome complex component MTR3-like → MPVDQRRINGPEVTVPYQLYIDASSKSAEKKLDLLNKREDGRAHSDVRKMFVKTGVVSQAKGSAYIEVGTTKVVCSVFDPREIPNKLGYSLHGNLYCEFKFASFSCRKRKIHQQDAEEKEYSLIMQRALEPAVCRHEFPNFQVDIYALVLDNGGSCLPAAITAASLALANASIPMFGLVAAVSAGIYSDTIFLDPTTEEEALCTTAPTQNDKSENHGIIMQACLPQHDQVAELYFVGDIDVSSISPVLETLTAASKEISLVLQQRLVKSVIRTLKEKEKEKENEVKGE
- the LOC135166240 gene encoding collagen and calcium-binding EGF domain-containing protein 1-like: MYTRVWTTISTLVIAGAILQVMEVADGNQELNQCIGNLRLNRCLNQCVQQYGQDLLGGSYLGSQVTPPAPTGYTGGTGGTGGVGGVGGTGRPGPNGPWPTGSSGRGGPYPGDPGYVAP